The following are encoded together in the Azospirillum lipoferum 4B genome:
- a CDS encoding PRC-barrel domain-containing protein, with protein MLKITHKMWWGRTALTLSALTLLAGTATPPPAAAQTMIIEGSTPVVGAAVERKTGPSVDQLMNRNVVGADGSKIGTVTDVILDDKGEAQYIVIHSGGILGFGGKDIAADLTLADIRSGTEAIQLRDVTAASVRDMPEFRYDDSITSLTRSPEPRR; from the coding sequence ATGCTGAAGATCACGCACAAGATGTGGTGGGGGCGGACCGCGCTGACGCTATCTGCCCTGACGCTGCTGGCCGGGACGGCGACTCCGCCGCCGGCTGCCGCGCAGACCATGATCATCGAGGGCTCGACTCCGGTCGTCGGTGCCGCGGTGGAGCGCAAGACCGGTCCCAGCGTCGACCAGCTGATGAACCGCAACGTCGTGGGGGCGGACGGGTCGAAGATCGGCACCGTCACCGACGTGATCCTCGACGACAAGGGCGAGGCCCAATACATCGTCATCCACTCCGGCGGCATCCTGGGCTTCGGTGGCAAGGATATCGCCGCCGACCTGACACTGGCCGACATCCGTAGCGGGACCGAGGCGATCCAGCTGCGCGACGTCACCGCCGCCAGCGTCCGCGACATGCCCGAATTCCGCTACGACGACAGCATCACCTCCCTGACCCGCAGCCCGGAGCCGCGGCGGTGA
- the rpsA gene encoding 30S ribosomal protein S1, giving the protein MAQSLARTVEKESFASLLEESLGAAESLEGTVVKGRVVAVENDMVTIDVGLKSEGRVALKEFAVAGQPPELKAGDTVEVYLERMEDKNGEAMLSREKAKREEAWALLEKSFNDQTRVTGVIFGRVKGGFTVDLSGAVAFLPGSQVDIRPVRDISPLLGTPQPFQILKMDRSRGNIVVSRRAVLEESRAEARSELVANLKEGQILQGVVKNITDYGAFVDLGGVDGLLHVTDIAWRRINHPSEALQIGQTVTVQVIRFNPETQRISLGMKQLEADPWEGVEAKYPVSAKFKGRVTNITDYGAFVELEPGIEGLVHVSEMSWTKKNVHPGKIVSTSQEVEVMVLDVDPQKRRISLGLKQCLDNPWETFTDKFGPGTELEGEVKNITEFGLFVGLPGDIDGMVHMSDLDWNKSGEEAIAEYKKGDRVKVKVLDVDVEKERISLGIKQLANDPFEAATAGLKKNEVVTCTVTQVTDGGIEVAVGEGYTGFIRKSDLSRERSEQRPDRFAVGEKVDAKVTQIDRASRRISLSIKAREMEEEKQAMAEFGSSDSGASLGDILGAALKRKQQNDE; this is encoded by the coding sequence ATGGCACAGTCACTGGCCCGCACGGTCGAAAAGGAAAGCTTCGCGTCTCTGCTTGAAGAGTCGCTGGGCGCGGCCGAGTCGCTCGAAGGTACGGTCGTCAAGGGACGCGTCGTCGCCGTCGAGAACGACATGGTCACCATCGACGTCGGTCTGAAGTCGGAAGGCCGCGTCGCGCTGAAGGAATTCGCCGTTGCCGGCCAGCCGCCCGAGCTGAAGGCGGGCGACACCGTCGAGGTCTATCTCGAGCGGATGGAAGACAAGAACGGCGAAGCGATGCTGAGCCGTGAGAAGGCGAAGCGCGAAGAGGCCTGGGCCCTGCTGGAGAAGTCGTTCAACGACCAGACCCGCGTCACCGGCGTCATCTTCGGCCGCGTCAAGGGCGGCTTCACCGTCGACCTGTCGGGCGCCGTCGCCTTCCTGCCCGGTTCGCAGGTCGACATCCGTCCGGTCCGCGACATCTCCCCGCTGCTGGGCACCCCGCAGCCGTTCCAGATCCTGAAGATGGACCGCTCGCGCGGCAACATCGTCGTGTCGCGCCGCGCCGTGCTCGAAGAGAGCCGCGCCGAGGCCCGTTCGGAGCTGGTGGCCAACCTCAAGGAAGGCCAGATCCTCCAGGGCGTCGTCAAGAACATCACCGACTACGGTGCGTTCGTCGACCTGGGCGGCGTCGATGGCCTGCTGCACGTCACCGACATCGCGTGGCGCCGCATCAACCATCCGTCGGAAGCCCTGCAGATCGGTCAGACCGTCACCGTCCAGGTCATCCGCTTCAACCCGGAAACCCAGCGCATCAGCCTCGGCATGAAGCAGCTGGAAGCCGATCCGTGGGAAGGCGTCGAAGCCAAGTACCCGGTCAGCGCCAAGTTCAAGGGCCGCGTCACCAACATCACCGACTACGGCGCCTTCGTGGAGCTGGAGCCGGGGATCGAGGGCCTGGTCCACGTCTCGGAAATGTCCTGGACCAAGAAGAACGTCCATCCGGGCAAGATCGTGTCGACTTCGCAGGAAGTCGAGGTCATGGTCCTGGACGTCGATCCGCAGAAGCGCCGCATCAGCCTCGGCCTGAAGCAGTGCCTGGACAACCCGTGGGAGACCTTCACCGACAAGTTCGGTCCGGGCACCGAGCTGGAAGGCGAAGTCAAGAACATCACCGAATTCGGTCTGTTCGTCGGCCTGCCGGGCGACATCGACGGCATGGTCCACATGTCCGATCTCGACTGGAACAAGTCGGGTGAAGAGGCGATCGCCGAGTACAAGAAGGGCGACCGCGTCAAGGTCAAGGTTCTCGACGTCGACGTCGAGAAGGAGCGCATCAGCCTGGGCATCAAGCAGCTGGCGAACGACCCGTTCGAGGCTGCCACCGCCGGTCTGAAGAAGAACGAGGTCGTGACCTGCACCGTGACGCAGGTGACGGACGGCGGCATCGAAGTGGCCGTCGGCGAGGGCTACACCGGCTTCATCCGCAAGTCGGACCTGTCCCGCGAGCGTTCCGAACAGCGCCCGGACCGTTTCGCCGTCGGCGAGAAGGTCGACGCCAAGGTCACCCAGATCGACCGCGCTTCCCGCCGCATCTCGCTGTCCATCAAGGCCCGCGAGATGGAGGAAGAGAAGCAGGCGATGGCTGAGTTCGGTTCGTCCGACTCGGGCGCCTCGCTGGGCGACATCCTGGGCGCCGCTCTGAAGCGCAAGCAGCAGAACGACGAGTGA
- the aroA gene encoding 3-phosphoshikimate 1-carboxyvinyltransferase, which translates to MTQAPATQAPITQVKPLRSAATGAIQGSIRVPGDKSISHRSLMLGAIAVGETVIHGLLEGEDVLHTAAAMRLLGAQAERDAAGVWRVRGVGLGALQEPAQVLDMGNSGTAARLLMGLVAGHPITCVFTGDASLNKRPMARVTKPLEEMGARFVGRSGGRLPLTVVGSGDLVPISYRLPVASAQVKSAILLAGLNTAGATTVIEAEPTRDHTELMLRHFGATVTTERLADGALAVTVTGQPELTGRTIHVPADPSSAAFPAVAALLRPGSELLLNDVGMNPRRTGLYDTLVEMGADIAFENRRDQAGEPVADLRVRHSALKGVVVPADRAPSMIDEYPVLAAAAACAEGTTVMLGLKELRVKESDRLAMVAEGLARCGVSVEVGADDSLTVHGTGGTGKGPKGGATVLTAMDHRIAMSFLVLGMATEEPVSVDDGAFIDTSFPGFVGLMNGLGAKIGEA; encoded by the coding sequence ATGACGCAGGCCCCCGCCACGCAGGCCCCCATCACGCAGGTGAAGCCGCTGCGCTCCGCCGCCACCGGCGCGATCCAGGGCAGCATCCGCGTGCCCGGCGACAAGTCGATCTCGCACCGGTCGCTGATGCTGGGCGCCATCGCCGTGGGCGAGACGGTGATCCATGGCCTGCTCGAAGGGGAGGACGTCCTGCACACCGCCGCCGCCATGCGCCTGCTGGGCGCCCAGGCGGAGCGCGATGCCGCGGGCGTCTGGCGCGTGCGCGGCGTCGGGCTGGGCGCGCTGCAGGAGCCGGCGCAGGTGCTGGACATGGGCAACAGCGGCACCGCCGCCCGCCTGCTGATGGGGCTGGTCGCCGGCCATCCGATCACCTGCGTCTTCACCGGCGACGCCTCGCTGAACAAGCGGCCGATGGCCCGCGTCACCAAGCCGCTGGAGGAGATGGGCGCCCGCTTCGTCGGCCGCTCCGGCGGGCGGTTGCCGCTGACCGTGGTCGGCAGCGGCGATCTGGTCCCGATCTCCTACCGGCTGCCGGTGGCCTCGGCCCAGGTGAAGTCGGCGATCCTGCTGGCCGGGCTCAACACCGCCGGCGCCACCACGGTGATCGAGGCGGAGCCGACGCGCGACCACACCGAACTGATGCTGCGCCATTTCGGCGCCACCGTGACGACCGAGCGGCTGGCGGACGGCGCGCTGGCCGTCACCGTCACCGGCCAGCCGGAACTGACCGGCCGGACCATCCATGTGCCGGCCGATCCCAGCAGCGCCGCCTTCCCGGCGGTCGCCGCCCTGCTGCGGCCGGGCTCGGAGCTGCTGCTGAACGACGTCGGCATGAATCCGCGCCGCACCGGCCTGTACGACACGCTGGTCGAGATGGGCGCCGATATCGCCTTCGAGAACCGCCGCGACCAGGCGGGGGAGCCGGTGGCCGACCTGCGGGTTCGCCACAGCGCGCTGAAGGGCGTGGTGGTGCCGGCCGACCGCGCGCCGAGCATGATCGACGAATATCCGGTGCTGGCCGCCGCCGCCGCCTGTGCCGAGGGCACCACGGTGATGCTGGGCCTGAAGGAATTGCGGGTGAAGGAGAGCGACCGCCTCGCCATGGTGGCCGAAGGGCTGGCCCGCTGCGGCGTGTCGGTGGAGGTCGGCGCCGACGACAGCCTGACGGTTCACGGGACTGGTGGAACGGGCAAGGGGCCGAAGGGCGGCGCCACCGTCCTCACCGCCATGGACCACCGCATCGCCATGAGCTTCCTGGTGCTGGGCATGGCGACGGAGGAACCGGTGTCGGTCGACGACGGCGCCTTCATCGACACCAGCTTCCCCGGCTTCGTCGGGCTGATGAACGGGCTGGGCGCGAAGATCGGCGAGGCGTGA
- the cmk gene encoding (d)CMP kinase has product MTQPLSNQETPAKAVVVAIDGPAASGKGTLSQRIADAFGFAHLDTGVLYRAVGVSVLRAGGDPADNAAAARAAYELHPEHPILQEVALRTDEAAQAASKVAAVPEVRAALLDFQRRFASHPPGGAPGAVLDGRDIGTVVCPDAQAKLFVTASVEVRAERRLRELQRRGIPAIPSDVLEDMKARDARDSQRAVAPLRPAVDAFVLDTSALDADQVFSMAVAHIGSKTGLKPAA; this is encoded by the coding sequence ATGACGCAGCCGCTATCCAACCAGGAGACCCCGGCCAAGGCGGTCGTCGTCGCCATCGACGGCCCGGCCGCCAGCGGCAAGGGCACCCTGTCGCAGCGCATCGCCGACGCCTTCGGCTTCGCCCATCTCGACACCGGCGTGCTGTACCGCGCGGTCGGCGTGTCGGTCCTCAGGGCCGGCGGCGATCCGGCCGACAATGCCGCGGCGGCGCGGGCGGCCTATGAGCTGCACCCGGAACACCCCATCCTGCAGGAGGTGGCGCTGCGCACCGACGAGGCGGCGCAGGCGGCCAGCAAGGTGGCGGCGGTGCCGGAGGTGCGGGCGGCGCTGCTCGACTTCCAGCGGCGCTTCGCGTCCCATCCGCCGGGCGGCGCGCCGGGGGCGGTCCTGGACGGGCGCGACATCGGCACCGTGGTCTGCCCCGATGCCCAGGCCAAACTGTTCGTTACCGCTTCGGTGGAGGTCAGGGCCGAACGGCGACTCAGGGAGTTGCAGAGACGGGGGATTCCGGCTATACCCTCCGATGTCCTGGAGGACATGAAGGCTCGTGATGCGCGTGACAGCCAGAGAGCGGTAGCCCCGCTCCGTCCGGCTGTCGACGCTTTTGTGCTTGATACCTCCGCTCTCGATGCCGATCAGGTGTTCTCGATGGCGGTCGCTCACATCGGCTCGAAGACCGGTCTGAAGCCAGCGGCGTGA
- a CDS encoding TIGR02300 family protein: MAKPEWGVKRICPSCGARYYDMRKDPPVCPSCGAQFDPEALLKSRKARPAPADDTKKVAAVVDEDTESEAEESETPELEDVEDDMSVEGIEEADDTADDEDDVLIEDTSELGEDDMDEVVDVEGEDEEER, encoded by the coding sequence GTGGCCAAACCCGAATGGGGCGTCAAGCGCATCTGCCCGAGCTGTGGCGCTCGCTACTACGACATGCGCAAGGACCCGCCGGTCTGCCCGAGCTGCGGTGCGCAATTCGATCCCGAGGCCCTGCTGAAGTCGCGCAAGGCCCGCCCGGCCCCGGCCGACGACACCAAGAAGGTGGCGGCGGTTGTGGACGAGGATACCGAGAGCGAGGCCGAGGAGAGCGAGACTCCGGAGCTGGAGGATGTCGAGGACGACATGTCCGTCGAGGGCATCGAGGAGGCCGACGACACCGCCGACGATGAGGACGACGTCCTGATCGAGGACACGTCCGAACTGGGCGAGGACGACATGGACGAGGTCGTCGACGTCGAGGGCGAGGACGAGGAGGAGCGCTGA